Sequence from the Ziziphus jujuba cultivar Dongzao chromosome 9, ASM3175591v1 genome:
AACATATAactaaagaacaaaacaaaacaaaactaatgATAAGTAGTAGATGTGAGTTTTTTCAAAGTCATCACAATCTAATTCCATGGGCTTCACGTTATATTGGCACAAATTTATAGTGTTCAAGGGAGCACATGAACTCTTCCCCTCCCACAAACAGGTGAGACGCATACATATGAGTCCGATGTGAATTCCATATATATAGATCTTATATGGATCCTATATGTTTGTGAGAGAGGAATTTGCTTCCCGTAGGTTTATTCGATCTATTGGTTAATCCACCCTTACTTCAAATGGGATCTTAATTAGTTCAAGtgaccaaaataaattaaaaattgggaCGTAAGAAAGCACCTTTTAACTATCACTTGTTTGGGAatcaaacatttttaaaaatatcattcagtcaaaattaatctatatatttatattatggatTCTAATCTTTATAAAgagaataattttgttttgttgaaaaCATAGTTcccattatatattaataatttattgacaTACATAGTAAATGGGTATTTAGCACATCAACATGTTCTCAAAATTACTCATCAAATGAATGTAACAAGTATAATAAGAATCAAAAATTTGTAAGTAAGGAGTGAATATTTTCAGTGTAAATGGTATTGAGAGGGGGAAAATTTGGAGCTCTCAAATAATATTTGCTTGAGTATAGATAGAAATAGTCACAATGGTAAAAACTACttaatatgaaaatacattttCAAAGACAAGTTCAAACCTTAACTTGCCTATAATCTACTCTCTCGTGCTgtaatgttgaaaaaaaaataataataataaggtgctattattctctctttgaacCATAAAAGTTGTACatcttttattgaaaaatgtGCGTCACcaaatttttatggttttttcttttttaatcaacttcaatattttttttctctatcagtatgtttaatagatttataattttattactagTTTATTGTTAACTAGTtttgatttgttaatttatatgtaaGGTGCCAACAATGttttcaatatattaaaatcctatatgtatataaaaaataattgttatcACTAttgattattatcattattgtggCCCATATTCACACATGATAGTTTTATTGATTATCCCTATAAGTTTACTCTCCCATATTAGAAATTACATGTAATCGATCAATAATCAATGTTCATAGACTAACAAagaacaaaactatatatattttatgaattggATAGATATatgcattaattcttaattaattCTCTCCGTTATGAGTCTTGTTAATTGGCTTGGAGTTTGGTAATTGGAGCCACTTTCTTGTGAAAGTTAAATAAACATCAACCTGgccttttaatttgttgacatTCCAATGCAAAGAGATTGGCGGTTGTTAAGACGGGTCAACAATtagtagtaatatatatatatatatatatatatatatatatctacgcgcacacacatatatgtaaatctATAAAGCTAGCTTTGAAACCTGTATAAACTCAAGTTTGATAACCAAACACCTAGACAAATATAACTGGTTGGATAAGAGAAGGTGAACAAACTGCTACAAAACACCAATCATCTTCATTTATCTTTCTCAACCAGACATAAAAAGCATGTAAGTACGCATTCCCATCTATATAAATACCCAATATTGCCTGGGAGTTTCTCATCCAAAACACCCAAAacccaaatttgataaaatcttTGATCTCATAGAGCCATGGCCTTCAGAAATTCCTTCTTCCTAGCCTTATGCTTTATCGGTTTTGCCTTCTTGAGCAATATCAATGTTGGATTAGCAGGTCGTCAACTTTTGCAAACAACAACTACTCCTCCAAATTTGCCAAATTTGCCACCATTGCCTACCATACCAAACTTGCCAACCATGCCCACAATACCAACCACTTTGCCTCCTCTTCCCAGCATGCCAACCCTCCCGGCCGTCCCGAAGCTGAGCTTGCCTCCTCTTCCGGCGAACATTCCCTCCATCCCCACGATCCCAACTACTATCCCATCCATCCCTTTCTTTTCCCCACCACCTTCTAAAACCAGTCCTTGAAGATGTTCACTCTGCAGCAATAGTGTTCTCTATACTCTGAGATTgctatacttttctttttttaaggagATTTATGTGTGCTATTTTATTCTATGGAGTCTGTGGTAGTGTATTTGATTTGTTATGATCCAGTTTAATTTTACAGCTTATTACTTCCATGTTTATTTGGAAGTTTATACAGTTTAATTTTCTCATAGTTGTGAGTCATTAATTAGAGGCTTATATCCAagctatttatttgtttgtaccTGGGTCTATTTTGAGATTGTactctatatatttatacagaatattgttgtcattttttttattttttatttttggtcttttAAGATTTGCTATATCTCATTGAACATgctacaaaatttttttaactcgTTTATTGTCTTTAGAAGCAACATAAATTATGTTAGCTGGCGTTTTTAGTAACAGAGAATTGAAAGCAAACATACAAAGAtaagataaaaaagaattacTTAATTTGGGTCAGTGTTTAAAAGGAATTGcccatcaattaattaattaaacagcCCAATAATTTGGCAAagtaaaaagaatatttaaaaaaatatcaaaaaccaaaatgtGCATATCTCTCGGTAAAATTTTATACTCCAAGAAGAGTATTTAAAGGACCAATTGAAAACAGCCAATGACGGAAGAATTAAACAGAGAATTGAGAAATCTGAAGGAATATACTTAAAACTTGTCAAATTAGAATGATAATAATCACATttataaaacaaacaatatctatctatatatatatatatagctttaaACTCTCCAGTAATTGGCAATTATCAAAGAAACAACCAAGCAATGTTGAGGCAAAATCATACAAAGTAAAGGCCAACGGAAATTTGCCAAACAAGAGCAAGCACAAGTGAAAAAGCTCTACTCTGCTTCATTATTGCCacctttttctttcataaaaataaaggtGCATCCACCTTGCTTCTTGAAGTAAAAAAATAGCAAACGCTTTTTTATTTGACAACGACCTCTATATCATAATCTCTGCCAAAAGCTTGGATATTGATTTTTCttggaccaaaaaataaaataatgttttaattcTTTCAAATCAAATGTATGAATTCCATTTGGAGAATGCACATCTTCATTATCTAGTATTAATCTTTTGTGTGCCGAATTTCCATACATAGACTTTAGAATTTTAAACCTAATAAGTTAAATATCGGCCGTCATTGTTGTCTGAATTTTGGACGACctcaaattatttattgatttgcaAAAATTCTAATTTCAACTATCATCTGTTCAGAAAAGTTGCTAAACTTACTGCTTTACCACTAAAGTCACTTTTGTGGGGTGGggagccatttttttttttttttcaaaaaaccaaaatggaaaattgataatCAAGAAGATTTTCAACTATTTCTGTTTTTAAATTTGGGTTTTGGCTATTTATAATGTGgatttttactttatatatgtAAGATTTAATCCTGATTAATTTGATAGAAAAAGTTGAATAAAAATGAGACAAACTTCCATGCCCGATCCATTTATTTAATGGATAAGAGTTAGAAATAAAACCCATATGGAGCTGGCAGAGTAGATTATGTTGGGGCACAGTGCATGTCATATACTTGGAAGAAGATTTTGTTTGCAGCAGTGGAAATTTAGTACTCGGCATTTCATACATGTAGTCAAACAGCCTTAACACCGACATGTGGTCCTATCAGTGCCTCCCAAACACAAACCAAAGTAGCCAACCACGGGCCCACTTCCCAATCCTCCGACTCCGAAAcctagagaaagaaaaagacagaGGACACTCACTTTTGTAttctgtttcaattttaaactgCGTGTCTCTAAAACAAATGTTGAATAAAAATGGGACAAAAAGTGTCATGCCCAATTAAAATAGGCCCATTTATTTAATTAGGCATAACCATTTCCATGAGCCTGATGAATAAGAGaagattatataaataaaaaacataaatgatGTTAGCCATCAACAATCCATTGATCTCTCAAACAATAGATTTTATATGGAGAAATTCCAAGTAGCTAGCATAGATAAGTTGCTGTCTATAATCAATGCTCTTTtctgtatatatttttcttttttggtacgTAATTGATCTATAACCGTGTTCAATTTGGACAATTTAAAAATCTTACATTAACTTATTCAGTACTTAAACCTCTTTAATACTCAACTAACATGCACAAAGCCACAAGGCAGACAGTACTTGCATGCTAAATTTTCTATAAGTTCATCTTATTAGGAAATTAAATGGATGATTATGTCACTGTCGAAGAAATGTGAAAACATGGACACATCATTAAGAAGAAGAATCATGAGAGGATGGTTCTAATTAGGTGGAAAAATAGTGATTATGGGATATAAAATTTGGACTAATTAATCCTCGGACATATATGTTTAATTACCCTCTCTCAACTCCAACAAGGTCAAAGATGGtcttattcacccaaaaaaaaacaaaaaaaaggtcaaactgGTTTTGGTAGAAGCTTAATTTGTGGGACGGACCTAATAGATATGGACTAGCAGTACAGACTATACATGCTGATGttgattatttatctatttattttttcttttcaagttatataaataattaagcttTATTAATTATAGGACGGGTCAACAAGATTTCAAGTAATTTACATCTATAAATTTCTCTAACAATGTCTGCAATAAACTTTTTGGTCTAAGTTCCTTTAATTTTAgatgttatatattttaggtaGATTTTGTTTGCGGCGTTAGAATTTAGTACCTGGTTGCATttcatgattcatatgacaaaCAATCCATAGCACGACACGTGTTCTCATTTAGCGCCTCCGAAACACAAAGCCAAGTAACCCAACCGCGAGCCACAGTCCCAATCCTCCGAATCCGAATCCATATCCGAATCCGAAACCTAGCTTGCTTGCATTTACTCAGTGGCATTATCGCGTAAATAATCTTATAACTTGGTCTCAAAATTGTCAATTTACATATTCTTCTGTTGTCCTCgctctccatcatcatcatcatcatcttcttcttctttcttccccGCTCTCTTTATCAGATTCAATTCCCAGCATCCCACTCAATAAATTACAGAAttgtgagggaaaaaaaaaaaaaaaaggaaaagaaaaagaaaaaagcggTCTTTTTTTTCTGGGGTgcgaatttaatttttttgtttattttcctttctttgaattgtgaaaatttttctttgtattttctttaagttttttatttctatttattttttaataatacaatTTCTGTTTTggcttttagggtttttttttgggtttggaatTGGGGttgttttgaattttctttttctttttttggggtgtaatggtatgaaaaagaaaaatggcggAAACGAATCACCACCACCAGCAGGCTTCAATGTTCAACAACATACAACAGAGTGGCCAAGTGGAGGATGAAGACGACGACGTTGCGACCGCGGAGGAGTCAATTGACAACCCTCAGATCCGTTTCGAAGAAGGTTCCGGCGTTGCGCCGATGAACGGCGTCCAAGATGTTCCTCCCAATGCTCTTTACGTTCCGAGCTCCGATTATCATCCCGTTGCCGAGAATGGTGGTTCTGATCAGCTCACGCTCTCCTTTCAGGGCGAGGTTTACGTCTTCGATGCTGTTTCGCCCGATAAGGtgtggttttttaatttttaattttgtttttggctgAGAATTTTCCAAATTGTACTCAGTTAAGCGAACTATGCACTGTTTTCTGTGTGCGTTTTGTGTATTTGCTTGAAATTTGCATTGCTGTTTTGCTTCAATTTACCTAAAAAAAAGtttcgttctttttttttttttaattctttttgtaGCTTGCTAAATTAAgttcttgttgttgtttctGGTTGCagtttcttataaaaaaaaaagattgcattTCATGTATTAAAGATTAGTCACATCTTAATCTTTAATGCATAAGTATTACTTGTGCATTTCTTGAAAATTGATTGCTTTGTTGTGCATTTCATGAACTCTGTAGTTGTTCTAGATTGCTTGTATGTGTTATTTGTGGTGTGGTAGTATTTTTGAGTGTTTTAAGATTTGGAGGAGTTAATGTGGCTCTTGGTTCGCATTGCTTATGTCTGAGGTTGTTCTACTTTAACTTGTTCTAGAAAGCAAGGCCATTATTAAGTGCCAGTAAATTGAAAGTTGTTTTGTTAGAGGAACTTTTCAATGGTAGATTAGCTCAAACTAGCTAGACAgggttatttttttgttttataaaattgtagAGCAAAGCTGTTGGTTGGGTAAAGATGTTCTAAGAATCGAAATACTTTAGGGGCTccaattttgtaattatgtCAGAACAATACAAGGAACTCTAAGCATTTCAGATGTTTGATGTTTGCAGGTGCAGGCAGTGTTATTACTGTTGGGTGGATATGAGATACCCTCTGGCATTCCTGCCGTTGGATCGGTCCCTCTTAATCAACGGGTAATATGCTGAGATAatctattaaatatgttaaGTATCTTTCGATCTTTCGATATGAAATCTAATTCCAAACTCTTTATAGAAGTCATTCTCTTATTTTATAGCTTGTTTGAATACAAAATTGTTTTCGAAATTAATGAATCACATGGTTATTCTTTTCCAATTGCAAAGCAGACGCACCCTAAGGGTGCATCCTTTGTAATCATTTACTAGTAAACAAATGCCATGATTAGACTATGTGAGTGTTGCTTTCTCTTCTCAACTATGATATAATTTCTTTCAGGGCATAAATGAATTTACTGGAAAACCGATTCAGCCACAGCGAGCTGCTTCTTTAAGTCGGTTCCGGGAGAAGAGAAAAGAGCGTTGCTTTGATAAAAAGATCCGTTACAGTGTCCGTAAAGAAGTTGCACTGAGGTAGTTCCTAGAATAAATATCCTGTTTGTTTGTTATTCTTGTGCTTTTCAATTGAAGAGAAATGGGAATAAAAGATGTTTGCCATCTTCTGGCAGAAAATGAAGTTATCAATTTAATAGGATGTAATGTGTTTTGATCCAGAACATATTATGAATAAAGATTTTCGATTTTATGAAATTagattatattcattttagacAATTGTGCACACCACTTTCCAGggttgtgctttttttttttttatatgttactTTGCTATGTTCCACAAATGTCTATGTTTGCATGCACACATGCGCATGGTTGTCAAAATTTGTATCACAACATGTCTCATGCATTGTAATG
This genomic interval carries:
- the LOC107427696 gene encoding GATA transcription factor 24, which encodes MAETNHHHQQASMFNNIQQSGQVEDEDDDVATAEESIDNPQIRFEEGSGVAPMNGVQDVPPNALYVPSSDYHPVAENGGSDQLTLSFQGEVYVFDAVSPDKVQAVLLLLGGYEIPSGIPAVGSVPLNQRGINEFTGKPIQPQRAASLSRFREKRKERCFDKKIRYSVRKEVALRMQRKKGQFVSSKVSSDEGSPSSVWNATQGSGQDESTQETLCTHCGTSSKSTPMMRRGPAGPRTLCNACGLKWANKGILRDLSKVSSTGIQDPSAKETEQSDGEANDSDAVTTTADIVATNGDNSAMTAAAAAKR